TCATCGCCGAGCGCACCAGGGTTTTCGACGCGCTGGTCGAGCAGGGGTGGACGGTCAGCCCGTCGCACGCGAACTTCCTGTGGCTGGTAACAGGGGACGATACCGACCGGGTTGACCAGGCCCTGACATCCCAGGGCGTCTACGCCCGATGCTGGAGCGGCGAGGGCATTCGCTTGTCGATCGGGTTGCCCGAGGACAATGACCGGGCGATCGAGGCACTCTCGCAGGCGATCGCCGAGGTTTAGACGCCCAGGAAGTCCCGCCACTTCGGTAGCTCGGCGTTGACCTGGGCCATTCCGAGGGCATAGGCCTGACGCAGCTTCGTGACGTCTTTCTCCTTGTTGGTGACGGGCATCACGCGCGGATAGAAGACGTACGCCTTCCCCTCGGCCTCGAGGTCGCGCAGCATCTCCCTGGTGGCGTTGTACTTGGCCGGCCTGGCGATGATGGCATCGGCGACCGCCGGACGGCGTCGGAAAAGCCTGTGGACCGCCCGGGGCCGCTTGACCTCATCCTTGACGTAATCGCGTGGCCGGGTGCAGACGACGAAGAACCGGTCGTAGCCGTCGAGCTGGGCGGCGTCGATGGGGATACCGCCTGCGTCACCGATGGCCCCGTCAACGTACTCGACCCCGTCAATGGTCACCGGGGGCATGAACCCTGGCATCGTCGAACTGGCCCGTACCCGCACCATGAGATCGTCCATGGTGGGCATGTCGTCGCGGGTGAACCATTTCTGCTGGCCGTTGTCGGTGCGGGTAGCGCCAATGCGAAGCTGTTGGGTGGAGGTGGAGAAGGTCTGAAAGTCGAAGGGGAGTGCTTGGGTGGGCTCACCGGTGCGCTGGTAAATGTATTCGGCGTGGAAGAATCCGAGTCCGGTGACCCAGGTGGCGAGGTTGCCGAAACGGGGGTCGGATGCGAAATCCGTGAAGCACTGACGGGTGCGCCAACGATCACGGGAGATGTAGTTTGCCGTGTGGGTTGCCCCCGCTGAAATGCCGGAGACGTGGGGGAATTCCCAGCCCATCTCCAACAATTTGACGACGACGGCGCTGGTGTACGACGCGCGCATCCCACCCCCCTCGAGGACCAGAGCTGTGCGTTTGATGGGAGTGGTCATATCTCCAGCCTGCCACGTTGTGGGTTGATGATGGTTGGCAAAATAGTGGGGGTGATGTCTTCAAACGACGTTCCCTCTAGTGGCGAGCGTGGGCGGGCCGGTGATGTCGACATCCGGCCACTCGTCGAGGAGGACCTTGAGTGGCTGTGGCACTGGAACGTCGAGGTCGTCGATCCGCAGTGGAAACACTGGGACGGGCCGTACTTCGGGGCCGATGACGACCGTAGTTTTGACGAATTCGCCGAGGAATGGCGATCAGATCTCATGATGGGCCATCGAGCTGTGGTGACGGTGGACGCAAACCGGGCCGGATTCGTCTCCCGATTCGAGGAGCCGCCAGTCGGAGGCGGCTGGTGGGAGCTTGGGATCGTGCTGTTCCAGCCTGCCTTGTGGGGGCGGGGAGTGGGACGCCGAGCCCTGCGGCTGTGGACCGAGGAAACCTTCGAGACGACGGATGCCCATGTCGTGACTCTGACGACATGGGGTGGCAATGGCAGAATGATCCACTGTGCCAATGCTGTGGGATACCGAGAA
The genomic region above belongs to Cutibacterium equinum and contains:
- a CDS encoding GNAT family N-acetyltransferase, which encodes MSSNDVPSSGERGRAGDVDIRPLVEEDLEWLWHWNVEVVDPQWKHWDGPYFGADDDRSFDEFAEEWRSDLMMGHRAVVTVDANRAGFVSRFEEPPVGGGWWELGIVLFQPALWGRGVGRRALRLWTEETFETTDAHVVTLTTWGGNGRMIHCANAVGYRECGRIPQARSWQGRRWDSVTMSLLRTDLTR
- a CDS encoding patatin-like phospholipase family protein — encoded protein: MTTPIKRTALVLEGGGMRASYTSAVVVKLLEMGWEFPHVSGISAGATHTANYISRDRWRTRQCFTDFASDPRFGNLATWVTGLGFFHAEYIYQRTGEPTQALPFDFQTFSTSTQQLRIGATRTDNGQQKWFTRDDMPTMDDLMVRVRASSTMPGFMPPVTIDGVEYVDGAIGDAGGIPIDAAQLDGYDRFFVVCTRPRDYVKDEVKRPRAVHRLFRRRPAVADAIIARPAKYNATREMLRDLEAEGKAYVFYPRVMPVTNKEKDVTKLRQAYALGMAQVNAELPKWRDFLGV